One Danio rerio strain Tuebingen ecotype United States chromosome 7, GRCz12tu, whole genome shotgun sequence genomic window, GTTTGCTTAAAtatcacaccaaaaaaaaaaagagtctcacTCTCACGTGTCATATAGTTCAAAAGCAGTTTACTTCAAACCATTTACCTTTTCTAACTGCATTAACCTGCATGTATAGAAATAGTTCACCTGTGCCAGAAGCTCTGATGCACTCGGATATTAAAAACAAGGAAAGAAAAACCAAATGAGAAGCATTTGATTATTACGCACTAACATGAAGcagtctctgtgtgcgcgcgcatgttaCATGGTCATGAAGTGTGGCAGAAGGCAAACCTCGAGTCTGCCGCCTTCCtcgcacaaacaaacaaacaaacaaacaaacaaacaaacaaacgacattaaatataaaatgagtaGGACCCGTCCGCTGATCTCCCGTCAGTCTCCGTGTAGTGCTGTGCCTGACAGCTCGTGCTTCTGCGCTcaaacacgcacatacacacagctCATCTGCCCTATCCGAGTCCTGGAGGAAGTTTCAATGAGAACTACGATGATGCTCAATTGTCGTCGCACAGAAGCACAGACCGTCCTACGCGTCTCCAGTCCATCTTAGGTCCCGGTTGTTCGTCAGAGTTTCCTCTTGATGATGGTGTTGGCGCAGATCAGCCGTTCGCGCTCCTGCTCGCGCTGCCGCAGCTCGTCCTGCAGCCGTGCCTCGGTGACTCGCAGCTGCCGGATGGTGTTCTTCATCTCCTTCATTTTGATCTCCATCAGCGCGATTATGTCCCGCTGCTCGTTCAGCTTTCGCAGCAGCTCCGTGGACGTTGTGCCGGTGGTGAGCGAGTACGAATGATCCGCCCCGCACAGCGCGAAATCGGCCACGGAGCACGACTCGTGGACAGCGGACTCCTCTCCGCCGGACACCACCGCTGTGATGCACGAGCCGTCCCCGGACGACGTGAGGTCCACGGGCGCGATGTACTGGCCGTTCTGGCCGATCTGCACCACGGTGGTGTTTTCGATGTCCCCCTCCTCCTCGTCCTCCTCCAGCGGAGCGGTCTCGTTAGCGGTGGACACGACGCTGGTGATGATGGGCACGACCGCAGAAACCTTCCTGCTCCGGCCGCGTCTGCTCCGTCTCTCGTTCACCCCGCGCAGAGGGAAAAGCGTCGGGACGCGGATGGTGTAGGTCTTTCTGCCGCCGGGGAAGTGGACGCTGCAGACCCGGTGACCGGTGGTGGGCTGGAAAGTGCTAAAGCAGCCGCTCACCCCGGCCCGCGAAATGTTCTTCAGCCATATCTCTCGCTGAGTGGGATCCTTTGGAAAGGTGTAGAATCGCAGATCGCGGTCCCGGTGTGAGTTGTTGTAGCATCCGGGCACGCAGCAAGTGAAGCCGGGCATGATTGTGTAAAAGATGCACCAGTAATACTGCAGTGCCTTACAAGTGTacctattttagttttgtttggttCCTTCGTGTGCTGTTATCCAGACCAGCGGCCTACAAGCGGAACTACACGTCCCACAATACTTACAACTTCCTGTTTTGGTTTCAAATGCTTGTCGATCTCGCGTCTGCGCAGATTGGCGCCTTTTGAGCACTTCACAGTGTAAAAAAACACCAGTGTCGCAATACTGTGTTTACGTCTTTAACGTGCACTGTGTGCATCAAAATGAGACGTGTTTATGCAATAAACCGAACTAGTTTTATCACCACATTGTGTTGATCAATGTAAAGTACGATGGTGTACCGTCCATCACCACTTCC contains:
- the thap11 gene encoding THAP domain-containing protein 11 gives rise to the protein MPGFTCCVPGCYNNSHRDRDLRFYTFPKDPTQREIWLKNISRAGVSGCFSTFQPTTGHRVCSVHFPGGRKTYTIRVPTLFPLRGVNERRSRRGRSRKVSAVVPIITSVVSTANETAPLEEDEEEGDIENTTVVQIGQNGQYIAPVDLTSSGDGSCITAVVSGGEESAVHESCSVADFALCGADHSYSLTTGTTSTELLRKLNEQRDIIALMEIKMKEMKNTIRQLRVTEARLQDELRQREQERERLICANTIIKRKL